In Streptomyces sp. NBC_00433, a single genomic region encodes these proteins:
- a CDS encoding PIN domain-containing protein has protein sequence MSGTLVLDCEGLSGLVRRNPELTEWLAAAEAEDIRVVTSSVTLVEARDPRTNQARFDYAVSRVNVIPPSEAVARHASKLLAAAGLHGHKYALDAIVAATALASPAPATVLTSDPEDLLVLCGPKVRVAKI, from the coding sequence GTGAGCGGCACGCTCGTCCTGGACTGCGAAGGCCTGTCCGGACTCGTACGCCGGAACCCCGAACTCACCGAGTGGCTGGCCGCCGCCGAGGCGGAGGACATCCGCGTCGTCACCAGTTCGGTCACGCTGGTCGAAGCTCGCGACCCCAGGACCAACCAGGCCCGCTTCGACTACGCCGTCTCGCGGGTGAACGTCATCCCGCCCAGTGAGGCCGTCGCCCGCCACGCCAGCAAGCTCCTCGCCGCAGCCGGGCTGCACGGCCACAAGTACGCCCTCGACGCCATCGTCGCAGCCACCGCCCTCGCCTCCCCCGCCCCGGCCACGGTCCTGACCTCGGATCCCGAGGACCTCCTCGTCCTGTGCGGACCGAAAGTCCGCGTCGCCAAAATCTGA
- a CDS encoding adenylosuccinate lyase family protein — translation MTAEPYADTGLLSPVRVGTPVEAAVGDTAWLQAMLDAEAALVRAQVRCGTVPAHAAASITAAARAENLDVRRLALAARETANPVVGLVAALTSVVAAQSPTAAEYVHRGSTSQDIFDTGAMLVAARALRLIGADLRAVAASLAATAAAHRDTVMAGRTLALHAVPTTFGLKAAGWRQVVLEAADRVDRVVAGGLPVSLGGAAGTLAGYQQYAGDDAAPDAVIDLVAAFADETGLAVPVLPWHTLRTPMADLAAVLAHTAGALGKIAADVLVLSRTEIGEVAEPAGAGRGVSSAMPQKRNPVLATLIRSAAVQVPALAAVLPQCMPAEDERAAGLWQAEWQPLRECLRLTGGAAHTAVELVEGLTVHPERMRANLAATGGRIAAERVSAVLAPRLGKAAAKELLAEASARAAREGRELADVLAELPRLRGVLDAQELAALLDPAAYTGAAGPLVDRALKQ, via the coding sequence ATGACCGCGGAACCGTACGCCGACACCGGCCTGCTCTCCCCGGTGCGGGTCGGCACCCCCGTGGAGGCGGCGGTCGGCGACACCGCCTGGCTGCAGGCGATGCTCGACGCGGAGGCCGCGCTGGTCCGGGCCCAGGTCCGCTGCGGCACGGTCCCCGCGCACGCGGCCGCCTCGATCACCGCGGCGGCCCGCGCCGAGAACCTGGACGTACGCCGGCTGGCCCTGGCCGCGCGGGAGACGGCGAACCCGGTCGTCGGCCTGGTCGCGGCGCTGACGTCGGTGGTCGCGGCGCAGTCCCCCACCGCGGCGGAGTACGTGCACCGCGGGTCCACCAGCCAGGACATCTTCGACACCGGCGCGATGCTGGTGGCCGCCAGGGCGCTGCGGCTGATCGGCGCCGACCTGCGGGCGGTGGCCGCGTCCCTGGCCGCCACCGCGGCCGCGCACCGGGACACGGTGATGGCCGGCCGCACGCTCGCGCTGCACGCCGTGCCCACCACCTTCGGGCTCAAGGCGGCGGGGTGGCGGCAGGTGGTGCTCGAAGCGGCCGACCGCGTCGACCGGGTCGTGGCGGGCGGGCTGCCCGTCTCGCTCGGCGGCGCGGCCGGCACCCTCGCGGGCTACCAGCAGTACGCCGGGGACGACGCGGCGCCCGACGCCGTCATCGACCTGGTGGCCGCCTTCGCCGACGAGACCGGCCTCGCGGTCCCCGTGCTGCCCTGGCACACCCTGCGCACCCCGATGGCCGACCTGGCCGCCGTACTCGCGCACACCGCGGGCGCGCTCGGCAAGATCGCCGCTGACGTCCTGGTGCTGTCCCGCACCGAGATCGGCGAGGTCGCCGAGCCCGCGGGGGCCGGCCGGGGCGTGTCGTCGGCGATGCCGCAGAAGCGCAACCCGGTGCTGGCGACGCTGATCCGCTCCGCCGCGGTGCAGGTCCCCGCGCTGGCCGCGGTCCTGCCGCAGTGCATGCCGGCCGAGGACGAGCGGGCCGCGGGCCTGTGGCAGGCCGAGTGGCAGCCGCTGCGCGAGTGCCTGCGGCTGACCGGCGGGGCCGCGCACACCGCCGTGGAGCTGGTCGAGGGCCTGACCGTGCACCCCGAGCGGATGCGCGCCAACCTCGCGGCGACCGGCGGCCGGATCGCCGCCGAGCGCGTGTCGGCCGTCCTGGCACCGCGGTTGGGCAAGGCGGCCGCCAAGGAGCTGCTGGCGGAGGCCTCGGCGCGGGCGGCACGCGAGGGCAGGGAGCTGGCCGACGTGCTGGCCGAACTGCCGCGGCTGCGCGGGGTGCTGGACGCGCAGGAGCTGGCCGCGCTGCTCGACCCGGCCGCCTACACCGGGGCGGCGGGGCCGCTGGTGGACCGGGCCCTGAAGCAGTGA
- a CDS encoding AMP-binding protein has product MVDREIARRGLQLGSMPEMAAAKNSSTHLTLDHDLDVLPDAGRRLTVGRLAELVDDLAARLAVAGVGAGDTIAIYKSPNFDVWMLASAAARVGAVPVMLSPALDGRTVGILLGRLDQPHLLTDLPKLDVLADVPVKDLAKTVITATGEWAGAVTLTELAGSPRVEPVFRGLDDPAMITHTSGTTGVPKLVVHTPRTMGVRLRPQWWLLSLMWRRDTVAINLPFVHSRMYAAMSLVLLKAMPVLLMNNPKPDAAAGLLAEHEPTFIEALPNAFMDWEPLADDPRRPFASVKYFSSTFDAIHPRTITRLIAASKRRVPLFFQIYGQSEVGPAVGRPYFSKSAERMNGRCVGYPMPGCAKVRVVSRNGKAPSKDNPGAIEVRWDGIAHSYFGEPERYEANRHDGWWRTGDVGYRTRRGCLHMLDREVDMVPDTSSTLEIEDRMLSRLDELAELVVVIGPNSEPVPVVCTEGDLPLDRERWRSAAADFPQLGDPVQIPQAELPRTATMKVRRVELSQLLQDQLQKRA; this is encoded by the coding sequence ATGGTCGACCGTGAGATAGCAAGGCGCGGTCTTCAGCTCGGCAGCATGCCGGAAATGGCCGCGGCCAAGAACAGCTCGACGCACCTCACCCTCGACCACGACCTCGACGTGCTCCCCGACGCGGGACGGCGCCTGACCGTGGGCCGGCTCGCGGAGCTGGTGGACGACCTGGCAGCACGGCTGGCCGTGGCGGGGGTCGGGGCGGGCGACACCATCGCCATCTACAAGTCCCCCAACTTCGACGTCTGGATGCTGGCCTCGGCCGCCGCCCGCGTCGGAGCGGTGCCGGTGATGCTCTCGCCGGCGCTCGACGGCAGGACGGTCGGCATCCTGCTCGGCCGCCTCGACCAGCCGCACCTGCTCACCGACCTTCCCAAGCTCGACGTGCTGGCCGACGTGCCGGTCAAGGACCTGGCGAAGACCGTGATCACCGCGACCGGCGAGTGGGCGGGCGCGGTCACACTGACCGAGCTGGCCGGATCACCGCGGGTCGAGCCGGTCTTCCGCGGCCTGGACGACCCGGCGATGATCACCCACACCTCGGGCACCACCGGGGTGCCCAAGCTGGTCGTGCACACCCCGCGGACCATGGGCGTGCGGCTGCGGCCGCAGTGGTGGCTGCTGTCGCTGATGTGGCGGCGCGACACCGTCGCGATCAACCTGCCCTTCGTGCACTCGCGGATGTACGCGGCGATGTCGCTGGTGCTGCTCAAGGCGATGCCGGTGCTGCTGATGAACAACCCGAAGCCCGACGCGGCCGCCGGGCTGCTCGCCGAGCACGAGCCGACCTTCATCGAGGCGCTGCCCAACGCGTTCATGGACTGGGAGCCGCTCGCCGACGACCCGCGGCGGCCGTTCGCCTCGGTCAAGTACTTCAGCAGCACCTTCGACGCGATCCACCCCAGGACCATCACCCGGCTCATCGCGGCCTCCAAGCGGCGGGTGCCGCTCTTCTTCCAGATCTACGGGCAGAGCGAGGTCGGCCCCGCGGTCGGCCGCCCGTACTTCAGCAAGTCGGCGGAGCGGATGAACGGCCGCTGCGTCGGCTACCCGATGCCGGGCTGCGCGAAGGTCCGGGTGGTCAGCCGGAACGGCAAGGCGCCGTCGAAGGACAACCCCGGTGCCATCGAGGTCCGTTGGGACGGCATCGCGCACAGCTACTTCGGTGAGCCGGAGCGCTACGAGGCCAACAGGCACGACGGCTGGTGGCGTACGGGCGACGTCGGCTACCGCACCAGGCGCGGCTGCCTGCACATGCTCGACCGCGAGGTCGACATGGTGCCCGACACCAGCAGCACCCTGGAGATCGAGGACCGGATGCTGAGCCGCCTCGACGAGCTGGCCGAACTGGTCGTCGTCATCGGCCCGAACTCCGAGCCGGTCCCCGTGGTCTGCACCGAGGGCGACCTGCCGCTGGACCGGGAGCGCTGGCGGTCCGCCGCCGCGGACTTCCCGCAGCTGGGCGACCCGGTCCAGATCCCGCAGGCCGAACTCCCGAGGACGGCGACGATGAAGGTCCGCAGGGTCGAGCTGTCGCAGCTGCTCCAGGACCAGTTGCAGAAGCGGGCGTGA
- a CDS encoding cupin domain-containing protein produces MKGLIVPPGQGRKLLTKAQDVTFKVTGADGGFASTFEVVVPPGFNVGAHVHEHSTEFFYVLEGELDVFAFEPVERTPEDWRDWKSPDGEQILRAGPGSCMLVPTGTPHAFTNATELPVRMLFQASPPPDHERYFEEICEIFADGRTVDSGAVQRLRDRYDVHQITPLTFEPPTTT; encoded by the coding sequence ATGAAGGGCCTCATCGTCCCGCCGGGCCAGGGCAGGAAGCTGCTGACCAAGGCGCAGGACGTCACCTTCAAGGTCACCGGGGCGGACGGCGGCTTCGCCTCGACCTTCGAGGTCGTGGTGCCGCCGGGCTTCAACGTCGGCGCGCACGTCCACGAACACTCCACCGAGTTCTTCTACGTCCTCGAAGGAGAGCTGGACGTCTTCGCGTTCGAGCCGGTGGAGCGCACACCGGAGGACTGGCGGGACTGGAAGTCCCCCGACGGGGAGCAGATCCTGCGGGCCGGCCCCGGCAGTTGCATGCTCGTGCCCACCGGCACCCCGCACGCGTTCACCAACGCCACGGAACTGCCGGTGCGGATGCTCTTCCAGGCGTCGCCGCCGCCGGACCACGAGCGCTACTTCGAGGAGATCTGCGAGATCTTCGCGGACGGCAGGACCGTGGACTCCGGCGCGGTGCAGCGGCTGCGGGACCGCTACGACGTCCACCAGATCACCCCGCTCACCTTCGAGCCGCCCACCACCACGTGA
- a CDS encoding AfsR/SARP family transcriptional regulator, with the protein MTAVPVAVEEHGKPTIPGQRPQGSESPGGSARRIAELEREVWELRRANETLKSYVSKALELDISPRRRDDRLTAAADPSSRPVLSPVAAPAAAVEFRVLGSIEAYVDGRLVDLGAPKQRAALALLVSQVGQPVSVDMLVEALWDGHPPQSAITSLHAYIANLRRALEPRRAPRTPATVLCTRGRSYLLDSRAVEVDAHRFGESATAGWQALDRGDPQRALHAFEAGLALWRGEAYAEVAAARHVTPAAVRLEELRLSMIEGRCATLIAVGNHELAVPELAAFTQAHPLREYGCELLSLALYRAGRQANALSVLRAHQKRMVEDLGISPSPALQHLELEILRQAPELRAPGRVQ; encoded by the coding sequence TTGACCGCCGTTCCGGTGGCGGTCGAGGAGCACGGAAAGCCGACCATCCCCGGGCAGCGGCCCCAGGGCAGTGAGAGCCCCGGCGGCAGCGCCCGGCGGATAGCGGAACTGGAGCGTGAGGTCTGGGAGTTGAGGCGGGCCAACGAGACGCTCAAGAGCTACGTCAGCAAGGCGCTGGAACTCGACATCTCGCCCCGGCGCAGGGACGACCGCCTCACGGCCGCCGCCGACCCGTCGTCCCGCCCCGTGCTCAGCCCCGTGGCCGCCCCCGCGGCCGCGGTCGAATTCCGGGTGCTCGGCTCGATCGAGGCCTACGTCGACGGGCGGCTGGTCGACCTGGGCGCGCCCAAGCAGCGCGCCGCGCTCGCCCTGCTGGTGAGCCAGGTCGGCCAGCCGGTCTCCGTCGACATGCTGGTCGAGGCGCTGTGGGACGGCCACCCGCCGCAGTCCGCGATCACCTCCCTGCACGCCTACATCGCCAACCTGCGGCGCGCGCTGGAACCCCGCCGCGCGCCGCGCACCCCCGCCACCGTGCTGTGCACCCGCGGCCGCAGCTACCTGCTGGACAGCCGCGCCGTCGAGGTCGACGCGCACCGCTTCGGCGAGAGCGCCACCGCCGGCTGGCAGGCGCTCGACCGGGGCGACCCGCAGCGCGCCCTGCACGCCTTCGAGGCCGGCCTGGCCCTGTGGCGGGGCGAGGCCTACGCCGAGGTGGCCGCCGCCCGCCATGTCACCCCGGCGGCCGTCCGCCTGGAAGAACTCCGGCTGTCCATGATCGAGGGCCGCTGCGCCACCCTGATCGCGGTGGGCAACCACGAGCTCGCGGTCCCCGAACTGGCCGCCTTCACCCAGGCCCACCCCTTGCGCGAATACGGCTGCGAGCTGCTGAGCCTGGCCCTCTACCGCGCCGGCCGCCAGGCCAACGCCCTGTCCGTCCTGCGGGCCCACCAGAAGCGCATGGTCGAGGACCTCGGCATCTCCCCCAGCCCCGCCCTCCAGCACCTGGAGCTCGAAATCCTCCGGCAGGCACCGGAGCTGAGGGCCCCGGGCCGGGTCCAGTAG
- a CDS encoding YceI family protein → MSTQVSIPGYQAGTWVIDAARTEVAFLARALGFWKTRGTFDDFEGTVVLAENPLDSSVSAVIRTASLNTGMPNRDRDLKHAGYLDTERYPTITFASTGVRVDGDGFLVDGDLTALAVTKQVTLKLAAKGFEAGADGEAVAAFSAATQVSNKALGVTKGSLFINDTTLITLEITAVKQD, encoded by the coding sequence ATGTCCACGCAGGTCAGCATTCCCGGTTACCAAGCCGGCACGTGGGTGATCGACGCCGCCCGCACCGAAGTCGCCTTCCTGGCGCGCGCACTCGGGTTCTGGAAGACCCGCGGTACCTTCGACGACTTCGAGGGCACCGTCGTGTTAGCGGAGAACCCCCTCGACTCCTCGGTCAGCGCGGTCATCAGAACCGCCTCGCTGAACACCGGGATGCCCAACCGCGACCGTGACCTCAAGCACGCCGGGTATCTGGACACCGAGCGGTATCCGACGATCACCTTCGCCTCGACCGGGGTGCGGGTCGACGGCGACGGCTTCCTGGTCGACGGCGACCTGACCGCGCTGGCGGTCACCAAGCAGGTGACGCTGAAGCTGGCGGCCAAGGGCTTCGAGGCCGGCGCCGACGGCGAGGCGGTGGCCGCCTTCTCCGCGGCCACCCAGGTCAGCAACAAGGCGCTCGGCGTGACCAAGGGCTCGCTCTTCATCAACGACACGACCCTGATCACGCTGGAGATCACGGCGGTCAAGCAGGACTGA
- a CDS encoding MMPL family transporter: MLRKLAALPSGRVGKWVVIAIWAVLLVPAMMFAGKLTGAEQNDNSAWLPGNAESTAVVQRAEKLMPTDTVPAIVVYDRAGGVTDADMAKAQADAKAFLDIDNVVGQPQGPVRSDDGKAIQTVFQVHKDNTGWEGLGKVVDRMTVVGGKGADGLGFHVAGPAGYGADSIKAFSGGGALTTITAVVVVAILLLTYRSPLLPLLPLVTVGVALLGAEALIYLLARHAGLVINKQTSFILVVLIFGAATDYALLLISRYREELLRHEDRHEAMAEALYRSGPAIVASAATVAVSLLLLSFAELNSTKGMGPACAVAVVVGLLAMVTLMPALLVACGRWIFWPAKPAHGAEAVLKEGVWSRVGKAVAGRPRLVWAGTALALAALALGTLGLDASGLANKDQFTNKPQMAVGEDVRAQHFPAGSGDPVYVVAKAAAADQVKAALGGVSGFAGVQDPLVKGDEAVLLAQLKDEPSSDAAMRTVDRARTAVHRIAGADAQVGGSTAIMVDTEDAATRDDKVIIPLVLIVVLLILGLLLRAVVAPLVLMATVLLSFGAALGVSSLMFEHVFHFAGADASFPLLAFVFLVALGIDYNIFLVTRIREEAQRQGTRRAALTGLSSTGGVITSAGLVLAGTFGAMGSLPLVFAAELGFAVAFGVLLDTIVVRSVLVTALTLDVGRWMWWPSDLFRRQDEALPTAGGVDPVPTLSGR, translated from the coding sequence ATGCTGCGAAAACTGGCCGCCTTGCCCAGCGGACGGGTGGGCAAGTGGGTCGTCATCGCGATCTGGGCCGTCCTGCTCGTTCCCGCGATGATGTTCGCCGGGAAGCTCACCGGCGCGGAGCAGAACGACAACTCGGCCTGGCTGCCCGGCAATGCGGAGTCCACCGCGGTCGTCCAGCGCGCCGAGAAGCTGATGCCCACCGACACCGTGCCGGCGATCGTGGTCTACGACCGGGCCGGCGGCGTCACCGACGCCGACATGGCCAAGGCGCAGGCCGACGCCAAGGCCTTCCTCGACATCGACAACGTCGTGGGACAGCCGCAGGGCCCGGTGAGGTCCGACGACGGCAAGGCCATCCAGACCGTCTTCCAGGTCCACAAGGACAACACCGGCTGGGAGGGCCTCGGCAAGGTCGTCGACCGGATGACCGTGGTCGGCGGCAAGGGCGCCGACGGCCTCGGCTTCCACGTCGCGGGACCGGCCGGCTACGGCGCCGACTCCATCAAGGCCTTCAGCGGCGGCGGCGCGCTGACCACCATCACCGCCGTGGTCGTCGTCGCGATCCTGCTGCTCACCTACCGCAGCCCGCTGCTCCCCCTGCTGCCGCTGGTCACCGTCGGGGTGGCGCTGCTCGGCGCCGAGGCGCTCATCTACCTGCTGGCGCGGCACGCCGGCCTGGTCATCAACAAGCAGACCAGCTTCATCCTGGTCGTGCTGATCTTCGGCGCCGCCACCGACTACGCGCTGCTGCTGATCTCCCGCTACCGCGAGGAGCTGCTGCGCCACGAGGACCGGCACGAGGCGATGGCCGAGGCGCTCTACCGCTCGGGCCCGGCGATCGTGGCCAGCGCGGCGACCGTCGCGGTCAGCCTGCTGCTGCTGAGCTTCGCCGAGCTGAACTCCACCAAGGGCATGGGCCCGGCCTGCGCCGTCGCCGTCGTGGTCGGCCTGCTCGCCATGGTCACCCTGATGCCGGCCCTGCTGGTCGCCTGCGGCCGGTGGATCTTCTGGCCGGCCAAGCCGGCGCACGGCGCCGAGGCGGTGCTGAAGGAGGGTGTCTGGAGCCGGGTCGGCAAGGCCGTCGCCGGGCGCCCGCGCCTGGTGTGGGCGGGCACCGCGCTGGCGCTCGCGGCCCTCGCGCTCGGCACCCTCGGGCTCGACGCCTCGGGCCTGGCCAACAAGGACCAGTTCACGAACAAGCCCCAGATGGCGGTCGGCGAGGACGTACGCGCCCAGCACTTCCCCGCCGGGTCGGGCGACCCCGTCTACGTCGTGGCCAAGGCCGCCGCGGCGGACCAGGTCAAGGCGGCGCTGGGCGGCGTGTCCGGCTTCGCCGGGGTCCAGGACCCGCTGGTCAAGGGCGACGAGGCGGTGCTGCTCGCGCAGTTGAAGGACGAGCCGAGCAGCGACGCGGCGATGCGGACCGTCGACCGGGCACGCACCGCCGTCCACCGGATCGCCGGCGCCGACGCGCAGGTCGGCGGGAGCACCGCCATCATGGTGGACACCGAGGACGCGGCGACCCGCGACGACAAGGTGATCATCCCGCTCGTCCTGATCGTCGTGCTGCTCATCCTCGGGCTGCTGCTGCGGGCGGTGGTCGCGCCGCTGGTGCTGATGGCGACGGTGCTGCTGTCCTTCGGCGCGGCCCTGGGCGTGAGCAGCCTGATGTTCGAGCACGTCTTCCACTTCGCCGGGGCCGACGCGTCCTTCCCGCTGCTCGCGTTCGTCTTCCTGGTCGCCCTGGGCATCGACTACAACATCTTCCTGGTCACCCGGATCCGCGAGGAAGCGCAGCGGCAGGGCACCAGGCGGGCCGCGCTGACCGGCCTGTCCTCCACCGGCGGTGTGATCACCTCGGCGGGCCTGGTGCTCGCCGGCACCTTCGGGGCGATGGGCTCGCTGCCGCTGGTCTTCGCGGCCGAGCTGGGCTTCGCGGTGGCCTTCGGTGTCCTGCTCGACACGATCGTGGTCCGCTCGGTGCTGGTCACCGCGCTCACCCTGGACGTGGGCCGCTGGATGTGGTGGCCCAGCGACCTCTTCAGGCGCCAGGACGAAGCCCTGCCGACGGCGGGCGGCGTCGATCCCGTTCCCACGCTCAGCGGCAGGTAA
- a CDS encoding FAD/NAD(P)-binding protein: MSGGRIEVCLVGAGPRGLSLLERLCAQERRSPRSGTVTVHVIDPDPPGAGRVWRPTQSRHLLMNTVASQVTVFTDASVQIKGPLEPGPSLYQWAKALGDIAAASGATSPDDAALSEARALGPDTYPTRALYGQYLTWAFRHVAANAPEHVSVQVHKARAVGLVDGDATAGGAGPQTVLLDDGTLLTGLTAVMLAQGHVPVRPTRAERELADFATVHGLTYVPPANPADVDLSCVAPGASVLLRGLGLNFFDYMALFTHGRGGTFERVEGRLVYRPSGREPRIFAGSRRGVPYQARGENEKGAHGRYAPRLLTAEYVAALRTPATAREPIRFGTGLWSLIAMEVQSVYYETLLATRETPSKVADFANRYLNSAPGEAEQRLLDEAGIDPAERWDWERVARPYDTGDLRDLAAFRAWLRGYLDEDVRKAHEGNVSGPFKAALDILRDLRNEVRLAVDHGGLDAESHRDELDGWYTPLNAYLSIGPPASRIEEMAALIDAGVLEVTGPGMRVDTDPEGPAFVCTSTEIPDVLVRATALVEGRLPDIDLRRTADPLMAQLLRTGQCRPYRVPGADGHDYETGGLAVTERPYRLLDARGRAHPRRFAYGVPTESVHWVTAAGIRPGVGSVTLEDSDVIAAAVLALPAPEPPPVRLPEQVVLTGQGTAAKVTS, translated from the coding sequence GTGAGCGGCGGACGCATCGAAGTGTGCCTCGTCGGCGCGGGACCCCGCGGGTTGTCGCTGCTTGAGCGGCTGTGCGCGCAGGAGCGCAGGTCGCCCCGCAGCGGTACCGTCACCGTCCATGTCATCGACCCCGACCCGCCGGGCGCGGGCCGGGTGTGGCGACCCACCCAGTCCCGGCACCTGCTGATGAACACCGTGGCCTCCCAGGTGACGGTCTTCACCGACGCCAGCGTGCAGATCAAGGGGCCGCTGGAGCCGGGCCCCAGCCTCTACCAGTGGGCCAAGGCGCTCGGCGACATCGCCGCCGCGTCCGGCGCGACGTCCCCTGACGACGCGGCCCTGTCCGAGGCGCGGGCGCTCGGCCCCGACACCTACCCCACCCGGGCCCTCTACGGGCAGTACCTGACCTGGGCCTTCCGGCACGTCGCCGCGAACGCGCCCGAGCACGTGTCCGTCCAGGTCCACAAGGCGCGGGCGGTCGGCCTGGTCGACGGCGACGCGACGGCCGGCGGCGCGGGGCCGCAGACCGTGCTGCTGGACGACGGGACGCTGCTGACCGGGCTGACCGCGGTGATGCTGGCGCAGGGCCACGTCCCCGTCCGGCCCACCCGAGCCGAGCGGGAACTGGCCGACTTCGCCACCGTGCACGGCCTGACCTACGTGCCGCCGGCCAACCCCGCCGACGTGGACCTGTCGTGCGTCGCCCCCGGCGCGAGCGTCCTGCTGCGCGGCCTCGGCCTGAACTTCTTCGACTACATGGCGCTGTTCACCCACGGCAGGGGCGGCACCTTCGAACGCGTCGAGGGCCGCCTGGTCTACCGCCCCTCGGGCCGCGAGCCGCGGATCTTCGCCGGCTCCCGGCGGGGCGTGCCCTACCAGGCGCGCGGCGAGAACGAGAAGGGCGCGCACGGCCGTTACGCCCCCCGGCTGCTGACCGCCGAATACGTCGCGGCGCTGCGCACCCCCGCCACCGCCCGCGAGCCGATCCGCTTCGGCACGGGGCTGTGGTCGCTGATCGCCATGGAGGTGCAGAGCGTCTACTACGAGACGCTGCTCGCCACCCGGGAAACACCCTCCAAGGTCGCCGACTTCGCCAACCGCTACCTCAACTCGGCGCCGGGGGAGGCCGAGCAGCGGCTGCTCGACGAGGCGGGCATCGACCCGGCGGAGCGCTGGGACTGGGAGCGGGTCGCCCGCCCCTACGACACCGGCGACCTGCGCGACCTGGCCGCCTTCCGCGCCTGGCTGCGCGGCTACCTGGACGAGGATGTGCGCAAGGCCCACGAGGGCAATGTCAGCGGGCCGTTCAAGGCGGCCCTGGACATCCTGCGGGACCTGCGCAACGAGGTGCGGCTGGCCGTCGACCACGGCGGCCTGGACGCCGAGTCGCACCGCGACGAGCTGGACGGCTGGTACACCCCGCTCAACGCCTACCTGTCGATCGGGCCGCCCGCCTCACGTATCGAGGAGATGGCCGCGCTCATCGACGCGGGTGTGCTGGAAGTGACCGGGCCCGGCATGCGGGTCGACACCGACCCCGAAGGACCCGCCTTCGTGTGCACCTCGACGGAGATACCCGACGTGCTGGTGCGGGCCACCGCGCTGGTCGAGGGCCGCCTGCCCGACATCGACCTGCGCCGCACCGCCGACCCGCTGATGGCCCAGCTGCTGCGCACCGGCCAGTGCCGCCCCTACCGTGTGCCCGGCGCGGACGGCCACGACTACGAGACCGGAGGCCTCGCGGTGACCGAGCGCCCCTACCGCCTGCTGGACGCCCGCGGCAGGGCGCACCCGCGGCGCTTCGCCTACGGGGTGCCCACCGAGTCCGTGCACTGGGTGACCGCGGCGGGCATCAGGCCGGGCGTCGGCTCGGTCACCCTGGAGGACTCCGACGTGATCGCCGCCGCCGTCCTCGCACTGCCCGCGCCGGAACCGCCCCCGGTGCGGCTGCCCGAGCAGGTCGTCCTCACCGGGCAGGGCACCGCCGCCAAGGTGACGTCATGA